A DNA window from Haliovirga abyssi contains the following coding sequences:
- the pykF gene encoding pyruvate kinase PykF: protein MKKTKIVCTIGPKSESKELLTKLTNAGMNVMRLNFSHGDFEEHGARIVNIREVMKETGKYVAVLLDTKGPEIRTVKLENGDDVMLKAGQEFTITTDTTVVGNNTKVAVTYAGFADDLKAGNTILLDDGLIELEVTGVEGNEVKCLVKNNGELGENKGVNLPNVSIGLPALAEKDKADLKFGCEQGVDFVAASFIRKKEDVMEIRKLLNENGGENIKIISKIENQEGIDNFDEILEVTDGIMVARGDLGVEIPLEEVPFAQKEMIAKCNEVGKIVITATQMLDSMIRNPRPTRAEVGDVANAILDGTDAVMLSGESAKGKYPEVAVQTMAKICERTDSEMTYYPMEFDETITVTEAVSKGAVEAAQTLGAQMIIVSTETGRAAITVRKHFPEAFILAVTSNEQTARQLMVTRGVYPAVVKDIKTTDDFYAKAEEAALKSGLVEKGDLVVMTAGVPVGTTGTTNMFKVHVLGE from the coding sequence ATGAAAAAAACAAAAATAGTTTGTACAATTGGTCCAAAAAGTGAATCAAAAGAACTGCTTACAAAATTAACAAATGCAGGAATGAATGTAATGAGACTTAATTTTTCACATGGTGATTTCGAAGAACATGGTGCAAGAATAGTCAATATAAGAGAAGTTATGAAAGAAACAGGAAAATATGTAGCAGTGTTATTAGATACAAAAGGACCTGAAATAAGAACTGTAAAATTAGAAAATGGCGATGACGTTATGTTAAAAGCTGGACAAGAATTCACAATAACTACAGATACAACTGTTGTTGGAAATAATACAAAAGTAGCTGTAACTTATGCTGGTTTTGCTGATGATTTAAAAGCTGGAAACACAATATTATTAGATGATGGATTAATAGAATTAGAAGTAACAGGAGTAGAAGGAAATGAAGTAAAATGTTTAGTAAAAAATAATGGAGAATTAGGAGAAAATAAAGGAGTTAACTTACCAAATGTAAGTATTGGACTTCCAGCATTAGCAGAAAAAGATAAAGCAGATTTAAAATTTGGATGTGAACAAGGTGTTGATTTCGTAGCAGCTTCATTCATAAGAAAAAAAGAAGATGTTATGGAAATAAGAAAATTATTAAATGAAAATGGTGGAGAAAATATAAAAATAATCTCTAAAATAGAAAATCAAGAAGGAATAGATAATTTTGATGAAATTTTAGAAGTAACTGATGGAATAATGGTAGCAAGAGGAGATCTTGGAGTAGAAATTCCTTTAGAAGAAGTTCCATTTGCACAAAAAGAAATGATTGCTAAATGTAATGAAGTAGGAAAAATAGTTATAACAGCAACTCAAATGTTAGATTCAATGATTAGAAACCCAAGACCTACAAGAGCTGAAGTAGGAGATGTAGCTAACGCAATATTAGATGGTACTGATGCAGTAATGTTATCAGGAGAATCAGCAAAAGGTAAATATCCTGAAGTAGCTGTACAAACTATGGCTAAAATATGTGAAAGAACAGATTCTGAAATGACTTATTATCCAATGGAATTTGATGAAACTATAACAGTAACAGAAGCAGTTTCTAAAGGAGCAGTAGAAGCAGCACAAACTTTAGGGGCTCAAATGATTATTGTTTCAACTGAAACAGGAAGAGCAGCAATAACAGTAAGAAAACATTTCCCAGAAGCATTTATCTTAGCTGTAACTTCTAATGAACAAACAGCAAGACAATTAATGGTAACAAGAGGTGTTTATCCAGCAGTAGTTAAAGATATCAAAACAACTGATGATTTTTATGCAAAAGCTGAAGAAGCAGCATTAAAATCAGGATTAGTTGAAAAAGGAGATCTTGTAGTAATGACAGCTGGAGTTCCTGTAGGAACAACTGGAACTACTAACATGTTTAAAGTACACGTTTTAGGTGAATAA
- the pfkA gene encoding 6-phosphofructokinase: MKNIAILTSGGDSPGMNAAVRAAAKVAMNKGLKVFGIKRGYQGMLNDEIFEMSSRDVSGIIDRGGTVLLTARCPEFKQPEVRAKAAKILKKHDIQGLVVIGGDGSFHGADLIYKEHGIKAIGIPGTIDNDIAGTDYTIGFDTALNTVLDAISKIRDTATSHERTYLIEVMGRHAGDLALYSCLAGGGDALLIPEEGFKVHEVADQINKRREIGKLHDIVVVAEGVGSASDIASQLKGKVKSEMRVTVLGHIQRGGTPSALDRILATKMGAFAVEKLIEGKSGIMIGMESNKLVTYPISYAWEHKRELNEKDFELALTLAL; the protein is encoded by the coding sequence GTGAAGAACATAGCAATATTAACAAGCGGAGGAGATTCGCCAGGAATGAACGCAGCTGTTAGAGCAGCGGCAAAAGTTGCAATGAATAAAGGATTAAAAGTTTTTGGAATTAAAAGAGGATATCAAGGAATGTTAAATGATGAAATCTTTGAAATGAGTTCAAGAGATGTAAGTGGAATCATAGATAGAGGTGGAACAGTTTTATTAACAGCAAGATGCCCAGAATTTAAACAACCAGAAGTAAGAGCAAAAGCTGCAAAAATTTTGAAAAAACATGATATTCAAGGATTAGTTGTAATAGGAGGAGATGGTTCTTTTCATGGTGCTGATTTAATATACAAAGAGCATGGAATAAAAGCTATTGGGATTCCTGGAACAATTGATAATGATATTGCTGGGACAGATTACACAATTGGGTTTGATACTGCATTAAATACAGTATTAGATGCAATATCTAAAATAAGAGATACAGCAACTTCTCATGAAAGAACTTATCTTATTGAAGTAATGGGACGTCATGCTGGAGATTTAGCTTTATACAGTTGTTTAGCTGGTGGTGGAGATGCTTTACTTATCCCAGAAGAGGGATTTAAAGTTCACGAAGTGGCTGATCAAATTAATAAAAGAAGAGAAATAGGTAAATTGCATGATATAGTTGTTGTGGCAGAAGGAGTAGGAAGTGCTTCTGATATAGCAAGTCAATTAAAAGGTAAAGTTAAAAGTGAAATGAGAGTAACAGTTCTTGGACATATTCAAAGAGGTGGAACTCCATCTGCATTAGATAGAATTCTTGCAACAAAAATGGGTGCTTTTGCTGTAGAAAAATTAATAGAAGGTAAAAGTGGAATAATGATTGGAATGGAGTCAAATAAACTTGTTACATATCCAATATCTTATGCTTGGGAACATAAAAGAGAACTAAATGAAAAAGATTTTGAATTAGCACTTACATTAGCATTATAA
- a CDS encoding acetyl-CoA carboxylase carboxyltransferase subunit alpha, with amino-acid sequence MSFENEIKELESKIKEIQNFSKEKGIDLSLEIEKMENEINSKLKDIYSNLTPWQKNMVSRHPQRPYTLDYIEKMVTDFQELHGDRLFRDDPALVCGIGKIGEQAFMIIGHQRGRDVKENLYRNFGMANPEGYRKALRVMKMAERFKLPVLTLIDTAGAYPGLEAEEHGQGEAIARNLLEMAGLKTQIISVIIGEGGSGGALALGVGDRVLMLSNSTYSVISPEGCAAILFKDSSKAETAAIALKIDSENLENIGIIDGIIEEPIGGAHRDYDATSKALKNKILDTLKELKQLSIEELKDARYKKYRSYGEYKEI; translated from the coding sequence TTGTCATTTGAAAATGAGATAAAAGAATTAGAATCAAAAATAAAAGAGATTCAAAATTTTTCTAAAGAAAAAGGGATAGATCTTTCTTTGGAAATAGAAAAAATGGAAAATGAGATAAATTCTAAGTTAAAAGATATATATTCAAATTTAACTCCATGGCAAAAAAATATGGTATCTAGACATCCTCAAAGGCCATATACTCTTGATTATATAGAAAAAATGGTAACTGATTTTCAAGAACTACATGGGGATAGACTTTTTAGAGATGATCCAGCATTAGTATGTGGAATTGGAAAAATTGGTGAACAAGCTTTTATGATTATTGGACATCAAAGAGGAAGAGATGTAAAAGAAAACTTATATAGAAACTTTGGTATGGCAAATCCTGAAGGGTATAGAAAAGCATTAAGAGTGATGAAAATGGCAGAAAGATTTAAATTACCAGTATTAACTCTAATAGATACAGCAGGAGCTTATCCAGGATTAGAAGCGGAAGAACATGGGCAGGGAGAAGCAATTGCAAGAAATTTACTTGAAATGGCAGGTTTAAAAACTCAGATTATATCAGTTATAATAGGGGAAGGTGGTAGTGGAGGAGCTTTGGCATTGGGAGTTGGAGATAGAGTTCTTATGCTTTCAAATAGTACTTATTCGGTAATATCGCCAGAAGGATGTGCAGCTATACTATTTAAAGATTCCTCAAAAGCTGAAACAGCAGCTATAGCTCTTAAAATTGATAGCGAAAATCTTGAGAATATAGGAATAATAGATGGAATAATAGAAGAACCAATTGGGGGAGCTCATAGAGATTATGATGCAACATCAAAAGCATTAAAAAATAAGATACTTGACACATTAAAAGAACTAAAACAGTTAAGCATAGAAGAACTAAAAGATGCAAGATATAAAAAATATAGAAGTTATGGAGAGTATAAAGAAATATAA
- the accD gene encoding acetyl-CoA carboxylase, carboxyltransferase subunit beta — protein MGLFSNRKKYATISTKEEAKISETKNKIIDKLWIKCSGCNDIVYIKDVKENANSCPKCGFYFRMSAKERIEQLIDDETFVEYDSSLFSKDILNFPGYAEKIEQSHEKAEMNDAVISGIGNINKIKVSIAVMDFSFMGGSMGSVVGEKITRAIERSIELGIPFIAIATSGGARMQEGIFSLMQMAKTSAALERLREKGLPFISIPVNPTTGGVTASFAMLGDINISEPGALIAFAGPRVIEQTIHQKLPEGFQRSEFLLEHGMLDAIVERKEMKEFLYKFIKNLGFGEVKN, from the coding sequence ATGGGACTATTTAGCAACAGGAAAAAGTATGCAACTATATCAACTAAAGAAGAAGCTAAAATAAGTGAAACTAAAAATAAAATAATTGATAAGTTGTGGATAAAATGTTCTGGATGTAATGATATTGTATATATAAAAGATGTTAAAGAGAATGCAAATAGTTGTCCAAAATGTGGATTTTATTTTAGGATGAGTGCTAAGGAGAGAATAGAACAATTAATAGATGATGAAACTTTTGTAGAATATGATAGCAGTTTATTTTCGAAAGATATTTTGAATTTTCCAGGTTATGCAGAAAAAATAGAGCAATCACATGAAAAGGCAGAGATGAATGATGCCGTTATAAGTGGAATAGGAAATATTAATAAAATAAAAGTTAGCATTGCTGTTATGGATTTCAGTTTTATGGGTGGAAGTATGGGAAGTGTTGTAGGAGAAAAAATAACTAGGGCTATTGAAAGAAGTATAGAATTAGGAATACCTTTTATTGCAATTGCTACTTCTGGTGGAGCAAGAATGCAAGAAGGAATATTCTCTCTTATGCAAATGGCTAAAACGTCAGCAGCATTAGAAAGATTAAGAGAAAAAGGGTTACCTTTTATTTCTATTCCAGTTAATCCAACAACAGGAGGAGTAACTGCAAGTTTTGCAATGTTGGGGGATATAAATATATCTGAACCAGGTGCATTAATTGCTTTTGCAGGTCCAAGAGTTATAGAACAAACAATACATCAAAAATTACCAGAAGGATTCCAAAGATCAGAATTTTTATTAGAACATGGAATGCTTGATGCTATTGTAGAAAGAAAAGAGATGAAAGAATTTTTATATAAATTTATAAAAAATCTAGGATTTGGTGAGGTGAAAAATTAA
- the pheA gene encoding prephenate dehydratase, which translates to MLLNELRKKITAIDTQLLDLISKRAELVKNVGEVKISSDTHTYIPEREKQIFENLKKQNHSSLSNESIVSIFTEIISACRSLETPLTVSYLGPEASFTHSAAIKKFGSSVNFVSQNSIDAIFYNVERNFSDYGVVPIENTTEGTVSYTLDKFANSKLKIVSEIELKISHSLLSKEDDINSIKKIYSHPQSFAQCKNWIINNLKNVELIEVSSNSYAAKLSSNEPNSAAISPKIAASRYNLNVLAESIEDSEHNSTRFFIIGKNINAPSGHDKTSLMFSPKEKIGALYEILRIFYNYNINLTMIESRPNKKISWQYIFFIDIEGHYENDIIKKALEEIKNSSTDFKILGSYPQK; encoded by the coding sequence TTGCTTTTAAACGAATTAAGAAAAAAAATAACAGCTATAGATACTCAATTATTAGATTTAATTTCTAAAAGAGCGGAACTTGTAAAAAATGTTGGTGAAGTAAAAATTAGTTCAGATACACACACATATATTCCAGAAAGAGAAAAACAGATATTTGAAAACTTAAAAAAGCAAAATCATTCTAGTTTAAGCAATGAATCAATAGTTTCTATTTTCACAGAAATTATATCTGCCTGTAGAAGCTTAGAAACTCCATTAACTGTTTCCTATTTAGGTCCAGAAGCTAGTTTTACCCATTCAGCAGCTATAAAAAAATTTGGTTCTTCTGTAAATTTTGTTTCTCAAAATTCTATAGATGCAATTTTTTATAATGTTGAAAGAAATTTTTCTGATTATGGAGTTGTCCCAATAGAAAATACTACTGAGGGAACTGTAAGTTATACTTTAGACAAGTTTGCAAATTCAAAACTAAAAATAGTTTCAGAAATAGAATTAAAAATATCACATTCTCTTTTGAGTAAAGAAGATGATATTAATTCTATAAAAAAAATATATTCACATCCACAATCTTTTGCACAATGTAAAAATTGGATTATTAATAATTTAAAAAATGTAGAATTAATAGAAGTCAGTTCAAATTCATACGCTGCAAAGCTATCATCTAACGAGCCTAACTCTGCTGCTATTAGTCCTAAAATTGCTGCTTCTAGATATAATTTAAATGTTTTAGCTGAATCTATTGAAGACTCTGAACACAATAGCACTCGTTTTTTTATAATCGGAAAAAATATAAACGCTCCTAGCGGGCACGATAAGACTTCATTAATGTTTTCTCCAAAAGAAAAAATAGGAGCTCTTTATGAAATTTTAAGAATTTTTTATAATTATAATATTAATTTAACTATGATTGAATCTAGACCAAATAAAAAAATCTCATGGCAATATATATTTTTCATTGATATAGAAGGTCATTATGAAAACGATATAATAAAAAAAGCTTTAGAAGAAATAAAAAATAGTTCTACTGATTTTAAAATTTTAGGTTCTTATCCACAAAAATAA
- a CDS encoding sensor histidine kinase, translating into MDTIISSINRKILIIDDQVDVLNSLKRILGKEEKDEIEDILGDFFENDKKKSVEIEEKYEVSIADRGEEGFELVKKSQNENLPYAVVFIDMRMPGWDGLKTAKKIREIDKDIEIVIMTAYSDKSRADILKTLESHDKLLYLKKPFDIEEIKQMALSLTLKWSLSKELVEKYEVISNSKKGLEKVINSIDKIERIKPPALKTILDGILKQILSILELKSGMIIFYDNGENYFENKIETDLEKFSDIDIEVLKIKAEKEKNIFISGEFLVIPLKNRGKLIAMGIIYKDNKLDFNEEHFKLFEIFISHAINLLKNSELYTKLEKINKELKDKNEELKKAYELNKKFLVISSHELRTPITLINGYAEMLEIELDSNSTKNTVSKLKKSVERLTRIVNSMLEVFAVSNEGKEIIIEKSEVTIEELFESLKILVEEFLEKRSQKLILIKDGEIPSAITDKKKLLYFALVNIMMNAIKFSPDGAKIEFIAKFNKNTQKIEVSIKDYGVGIEQTYVNEIFKPFFTIVNEQFHHSGVYEYKASGIGMGLTIAKNIIELMGEKIWCTSKLESGTEIIFTLSAKK; encoded by the coding sequence ATGGATACTATTATTAGTTCTATTAATAGGAAAATATTGATTATAGATGACCAAGTAGATGTATTAAATAGTTTAAAAAGAATATTGGGAAAAGAAGAAAAGGATGAAATAGAAGATATATTAGGAGATTTTTTTGAGAATGATAAAAAAAAGAGTGTGGAAATAGAAGAGAAATATGAAGTATCTATTGCAGACAGAGGAGAAGAAGGATTTGAACTTGTAAAAAAAAGTCAAAATGAAAATTTGCCATATGCAGTGGTATTTATAGATATGCGTATGCCAGGGTGGGATGGATTGAAAACAGCTAAAAAAATAAGGGAAATTGATAAGGATATAGAAATAGTTATTATGACAGCCTATAGTGATAAAAGTAGAGCAGATATATTGAAAACTCTTGAATCTCATGATAAATTGTTATATTTAAAAAAACCATTTGATATAGAGGAAATAAAACAAATGGCGCTTTCTCTCACTTTAAAATGGTCACTTTCAAAAGAGTTAGTGGAAAAATATGAAGTTATATCTAATAGCAAAAAAGGGTTAGAAAAAGTAATAAATAGCATAGATAAAATTGAAAGAATAAAACCACCTGCATTAAAAACTATTTTAGATGGAATTTTAAAACAGATATTATCTATTTTAGAATTAAAATCAGGAATGATAATTTTTTATGATAATGGTGAAAATTATTTTGAAAATAAAATAGAAACTGATTTAGAAAAATTTTCTGATATTGACATTGAGGTTTTAAAAATTAAAGCTGAAAAAGAAAAAAATATTTTTATAAGCGGTGAATTTTTAGTAATTCCATTAAAAAATAGAGGAAAATTAATTGCAATGGGAATTATTTATAAAGATAATAAGTTAGATTTTAATGAAGAACATTTTAAATTGTTTGAGATATTTATTTCTCATGCAATAAATTTATTAAAAAATTCTGAATTGTATACAAAACTAGAAAAAATAAATAAAGAGTTAAAAGATAAAAATGAAGAGTTGAAAAAAGCATATGAATTAAATAAAAAGTTTTTAGTTATCTCATCTCATGAATTAAGGACTCCAATTACTTTAATTAATGGATATGCTGAGATGTTAGAAATAGAATTAGATAGTAATTCTACTAAAAATACAGTTTCCAAATTAAAAAAATCAGTAGAAAGACTTACTAGGATTGTAAATTCTATGTTAGAAGTTTTCGCAGTTAGTAACGAAGGAAAAGAGATTATAATTGAGAAGTCAGAAGTAACTATAGAAGAGTTATTTGAATCTTTAAAAATATTAGTAGAAGAATTTTTAGAGAAAAGATCTCAAAAATTAATTTTAATAAAAGATGGAGAAATTCCATCTGCGATAACTGACAAGAAAAAATTGTTATATTTTGCATTGGTAAATATAATGATGAATGCAATAAAATTTTCGCCTGATGGAGCAAAAATAGAATTTATTGCTAAATTTAATAAGAATACACAAAAGATTGAGGTATCTATTAAAGATTATGGCGTTGGGATAGAACAAACTTATGTAAATGAAATATTCAAGCCATTTTTTACAATAGTAAATGAACAATTTCATCACTCAGGAGTATATGAATATAAGGCTTCTGGTATTGGAATGGGGCTTACAATAGCAAAGAACATAATAGAATTAATGGGAGAGAAAATTTGGTGTACTTCAAAATTAGAAAGTGGAACTGAAATTATTTTTACTCTTTCGGCAAAAAAATAA
- the pyrE gene encoding orotate phosphoribosyltransferase, protein MNYKVKVAEKLLEIGAVTLSPKSPYTWASGIKSPIYCDNRLTISYPEIRDLIAEGMKDLIEDKFSGVEVISGTATAGIPHAAFISQKMNLPMTYVRSSSKGHGKKNQVEGKLEKEEKVVVVEDLISTGGSSLKVVDVLKENEVNVLGLVAIFTYNFKEAVDRFDEKKVKFYTLTDYNTLIEVALNKGYISEEELEILKEWKKAPKTYYRK, encoded by the coding sequence ATGAATTATAAAGTAAAAGTAGCAGAAAAATTATTAGAAATAGGAGCAGTTACGTTATCTCCTAAATCTCCTTATACATGGGCTTCAGGAATAAAATCTCCAATCTATTGTGATAATAGATTAACTATCTCTTATCCTGAAATAAGAGATTTAATTGCAGAAGGAATGAAAGATTTAATAGAAGATAAATTTTCAGGTGTAGAAGTCATATCAGGGACAGCTACAGCAGGGATACCGCATGCGGCATTTATATCTCAAAAAATGAATTTGCCAATGACATATGTTAGATCAAGTTCAAAAGGACACGGTAAAAAAAATCAAGTTGAAGGAAAATTAGAAAAAGAAGAAAAAGTAGTAGTTGTAGAAGATTTAATCTCTACTGGTGGAAGTTCTTTAAAGGTTGTTGATGTTTTAAAAGAAAATGAAGTAAATGTTCTTGGATTAGTTGCAATATTTACATATAATTTTAAAGAGGCAGTAGATAGATTTGATGAAAAAAAAGTGAAATTCTATACTTTAACAGATTACAATACTCTTATAGAAGTTGCTTTAAACAAAGGATATATTAGTGAAGAAGAGCTAGAAATACTAAAAGAGTGGAAAAAAGCACCAAAAACATACTATCGAAAATAG
- a CDS encoding uracil-DNA glycosylase, translating into MELWKELEFEIKHCSKCNLHFNRKIPVIGEGDINTPIMFVGEAPGAEEDVIGKPFVGKSGGLFTKIFNSVNLSREDVYITNIVKCHPKDNKNPEDDEIKMCSQYLETQIALINPKIIVTVGLISTKWFLKEKANIGITKLRGKIFNWEGDIKVIPIFHPSYLLRNQSTTQGSPKWNTWQDMKLIKNEYEKLKNRD; encoded by the coding sequence ATGGAATTGTGGAAAGAATTAGAATTTGAAATAAAACATTGCAGTAAATGTAATTTACACTTTAATAGAAAAATACCTGTAATTGGGGAAGGAGATATAAACACACCTATAATGTTCGTAGGAGAAGCACCAGGAGCAGAAGAGGATGTTATAGGGAAACCATTTGTGGGGAAATCTGGAGGACTATTTACTAAAATATTTAATTCTGTGAATTTGTCAAGAGAAGATGTATATATAACGAATATTGTGAAATGTCATCCAAAAGATAATAAAAATCCTGAAGATGATGAGATAAAAATGTGTAGCCAATATTTAGAAACCCAAATTGCATTAATTAATCCAAAAATTATTGTAACTGTTGGATTAATATCAACAAAATGGTTTTTGAAAGAAAAGGCTAATATCGGAATTACAAAATTAAGAGGGAAAATTTTTAATTGGGAAGGAGATATAAAAGTAATACCTATATTTCATCCTAGTTATCTTCTTAGAAATCAAAGTACAACACAAGGAAGTCCAAAGTGGAATACATGGCAAGATATGAAATTGATAAAAAATGAATATGAGAAATTAAAAAATAGAGATTGA
- a CDS encoding MBL fold metallo-hydrolase → MRIAILGSGSSGNSVFVEENNFRFLVDAGFSGKEIEKRLNKLGVAPDTIGAILITHEHSDHIKGAGIFSRKYNIPIYMAKKSYDYSAKKLGKLSDENLNFIIDNFIIDSEILIKPFKVMHDAVNTLGFSINFGQKKVAIATDIGYATNIVSENFKDSDAIIIESNYDYEMLMNGPYPWDLKNRVKGRNGHLSNMDTAKFINKIYSKKLKKVYLAHISKDNNTHKKAKETLFNYLKDNDIKIDIEVAHQDRVSTIFEI, encoded by the coding sequence ATGAGAATAGCAATATTAGGAAGTGGAAGTTCTGGAAATTCAGTATTTGTAGAAGAAAATAACTTTAGATTTCTTGTAGATGCAGGATTTAGCGGGAAAGAAATAGAAAAAAGATTAAATAAATTAGGAGTGGCTCCAGATACAATTGGAGCCATCCTTATTACTCATGAACATTCAGATCATATAAAAGGTGCAGGAATATTTTCGAGAAAATATAATATTCCTATCTATATGGCTAAAAAAAGTTATGATTATAGTGCCAAAAAACTTGGAAAATTATCAGATGAAAATTTAAATTTTATAATTGATAATTTTATAATTGATTCAGAAATATTAATAAAACCTTTTAAAGTAATGCATGATGCAGTAAATACATTAGGATTTTCAATAAATTTTGGACAAAAAAAAGTTGCTATAGCTACAGATATAGGTTATGCTACTAATATAGTTAGTGAAAATTTTAAAGATAGTGACGCTATTATTATAGAGAGTAATTATGATTATGAAATGTTAATGAATGGTCCGTATCCTTGGGATTTAAAAAATAGGGTAAAAGGAAGAAATGGGCATTTATCTAATATGGATACAGCTAAGTTTATAAATAAAATTTATTCAAAAAAATTAAAGAAAGTATATCTAGCTCATATTAGTAAAGATAATAATACACATAAGAAAGCAAAAGAAACATTGTTTAATTATTTAAAAGATAATGATATTAAAATAGATATAGAAGTAGCACATCAGGACAGAGTAAGCACTATATTTGAAATATAG
- the ilvD gene encoding dihydroxy-acid dehydratase — protein MRSDAMKKGVKRAPHRSLLKALGLTNDEIKRPIIGIAGSFNEIIPGHMHLRTIMEAVKAGVRLAGGVPMEFNTIGVCDGLAMNHDGMKASLPTREIIADSIEATGIGMPFDGIVFIPNCDKIVPGMLIGAARLNVPSIFVSGGAMLAGRVNNKKIGLSNVFEDVGKYENGKITDTELEEVENNACPTCGSCSGMYTANTMNCLTEALGMGMPGNGTIPAVYSERIRLAKEVGMQILNLVKEDIRPKDIMTRAAFLNAVAVDMALGGSTNTALHLTAIANYTGVEFSLDDFEVMSHKVPHLCLLSPAGPDFMEDLYHAGGVTAVMKELAENGVLNTTAMTVALKTQAELIENARIKNERVIRKFNAPVHKTGGLAILKGNLAKDGSVVKEGAVSKEMLVHSGPAKVYNSEEDAVDAILHKEIEKGDVIVIRYEGPKGGPGMREMLTPTSSIAGMGLDKDVALITDGRFSGATRGASIGHISPEAAEGGVIAAVENGDIIEIDIPNRKISLKVDDKIIKERLKKLPKFKVETEYSFLKRYSENVTSADKGAVFKK, from the coding sequence ATGAGAAGTGATGCAATGAAAAAAGGAGTGAAAAGAGCTCCACATAGATCGTTATTAAAAGCTTTAGGATTGACAAATGATGAGATAAAAAGGCCTATAATTGGGATAGCAGGTTCATTTAATGAAATAATACCAGGGCATATGCATCTTAGAACAATAATGGAAGCTGTAAAAGCTGGAGTAAGATTAGCTGGAGGAGTTCCAATGGAATTTAATACAATAGGTGTTTGTGATGGGCTAGCCATGAATCATGATGGGATGAAAGCCTCTTTACCAACAAGAGAAATTATAGCTGATTCAATAGAAGCAACTGGTATTGGAATGCCTTTTGATGGAATTGTATTTATACCAAATTGTGATAAAATAGTTCCTGGAATGTTAATAGGTGCTGCAAGATTAAATGTACCAAGTATATTTGTTAGTGGTGGAGCAATGCTAGCAGGAAGAGTAAATAATAAAAAGATAGGACTTAGCAATGTTTTTGAAGATGTTGGAAAATATGAAAATGGTAAAATAACAGATACAGAATTAGAAGAAGTAGAGAATAATGCTTGTCCAACTTGTGGTTCATGTTCTGGAATGTATACTGCTAATACAATGAATTGTTTAACAGAAGCGTTAGGAATGGGAATGCCTGGCAATGGAACTATTCCAGCTGTATATTCAGAAAGAATAAGATTAGCTAAAGAGGTAGGTATGCAAATTTTAAATCTTGTAAAAGAAGATATAAGACCAAAAGATATAATGACAAGAGCGGCTTTTTTAAATGCAGTTGCAGTAGATATGGCTTTAGGAGGATCAACTAATACAGCTCTTCATTTGACGGCAATTGCAAATTATACAGGAGTGGAATTTAGTTTAGATGATTTTGAAGTTATGAGTCATAAAGTTCCACATTTATGTCTATTGTCTCCAGCAGGGCCAGATTTCATGGAAGATTTATATCATGCAGGAGGAGTTACTGCAGTAATGAAAGAACTAGCGGAAAATGGAGTTTTAAATACAACAGCAATGACTGTAGCATTAAAAACACAAGCAGAATTAATTGAAAATGCTAGAATAAAAAATGAAAGAGTAATTAGAAAATTTAATGCTCCAGTTCATAAAACAGGAGGACTTGCAATATTAAAAGGGAATCTTGCAAAAGATGGTTCTGTTGTAAAAGAAGGGGCAGTTTCAAAAGAGATGCTTGTTCATAGTGGGCCAGCAAAAGTATATAATTCAGAAGAGGATGCTGTAGATGCTATTTTACATAAGGAAATAGAAAAAGGTGATGTAATAGTTATTAGATATGAAGGGCCAAAAGGTGGTCCTGGAATGAGAGAAATGTTGACACCTACATCTTCTATTGCAGGGATGGGACTAGATAAAGATGTAGCATTAATAACTGATGGTAGATTTAGTGGTGCTACAAGAGGAGCCTCTATTGGACATATTTCTCCCGAAGCAGCAGAAGGTGGAGTAATTGCAGCAGTAGAAAATGGAGATATTATAGAGATAGATATACCAAATAGAAAAATAAGTTTAAAAGTTGATGATAAAATAATAAAAGAAAGATTAAAAAAATTACCTAAATTTAAAGTTGAAACAGAATATAGTTTTTTAAAAAGATATTCAGAAAATGTAACTTCAGCAGATAAAGGAGCAGTATTTAAAAAATGA